In the genome of Desulforegula conservatrix Mb1Pa, one region contains:
- a CDS encoding HDOD domain-containing protein, producing MLMKFDCPKCQKPYKLSENFSPPSPKVIFPCRKCGHEIILNFSDSTEAPSDFKLGEAAKEEKPDKLVEKIIDHVKKIKPLPNVVLKARKLLKDEDATLSDISTLIETDPAMATRVLRFANSAYYGMQGKVASLKHAAHILGFTQIAHMFEIVGSVEMLGSKLKGYGFDAMTLWKHSLFTASAARQIAEAINPALEGEAFTSGLIHDVGKLVLDPFVQEQKELFARKLGEKKVSMLNVERDLLGIDHAQAGYAVCRTWNLPKLLSNAILYHHTPDRDTNSPTLSTILSIANILAVKSGMGLDEEHAPVSNEAIDAIGLELGDMMRIASDSASFVQEASETLKVA from the coding sequence ATGCTTATGAAATTCGACTGCCCCAAATGTCAGAAGCCTTACAAACTCAGCGAGAACTTCTCGCCTCCAAGCCCCAAGGTGATTTTCCCTTGCAGAAAGTGCGGGCATGAGATCATCCTGAATTTTTCAGACTCAACTGAAGCTCCTAGCGATTTCAAACTGGGAGAGGCGGCTAAGGAAGAAAAACCAGACAAACTTGTAGAAAAGATCATTGATCATGTAAAAAAAATCAAACCTCTTCCCAACGTTGTCCTAAAGGCAAGAAAACTCCTCAAAGACGAAGACGCTACACTCTCCGATATATCGACCCTGATTGAAACAGATCCTGCAATGGCAACAAGGGTTCTAAGATTCGCCAACTCAGCCTATTATGGAATGCAGGGCAAGGTAGCTTCACTAAAGCATGCCGCGCACATCCTGGGATTTACCCAGATTGCCCATATGTTCGAAATAGTCGGAAGTGTGGAAATGCTGGGTTCAAAGCTTAAAGGCTATGGCTTTGACGCTATGACCCTATGGAAGCACTCCCTGTTTACGGCATCGGCCGCAAGGCAGATAGCAGAGGCTATAAATCCGGCCCTTGAGGGCGAGGCATTTACCTCCGGACTGATCCACGATGTAGGCAAACTGGTGCTGGATCCTTTTGTCCAGGAACAAAAAGAACTATTCGCGCGGAAACTGGGCGAAAAAAAAGTATCAATGCTAAATGTTGAAAGGGATCTGCTTGGTATTGATCATGCCCAGGCAGGATACGCAGTTTGCAGAACATGGAACCTCCCGAAACTCCTGAGCAATGCAATATTGTATCATCATACACCTGACAGAGACACAAACAGCCCTACCCTGTCCACAATTCTTTCAATTGCAAATATTCTTGCCGTAAAAAGCGGGATGGGACTGGATGAAGAGCACGCCCCTGTCTCAAATGAAGCCATAGACGCCATAGGGCTCGAGCTTGGTGATATGATGAGGATTGCCTCTGATTCAGCATCGTTTGTGCAGGAAGCATCTGAAACTCTGAAGGTTGCATAA
- a CDS encoding J domain-containing protein — translation MKTVGAKTVPGIIKRIINIASSKAGDLIDRYADQSVYGEKGPGKKYHEDEHYSSEDGQNFSHDTSYERGRSGFGGYPPQVVEDLKTFGLQPPSSFDEVKKARNREIRKYHSDRFMHDPEKLETSKQIMQILNSAYERLDDWFNNRRS, via the coding sequence TTGAAAACTGTAGGAGCAAAAACAGTGCCGGGAATAATAAAAAGAATAATAAATATTGCCAGTTCAAAGGCTGGCGATTTGATTGACAGGTATGCCGATCAATCAGTTTATGGAGAAAAAGGGCCAGGAAAAAAATACCATGAGGACGAACATTATTCGTCAGAGGATGGACAAAATTTCAGTCATGATACTTCATATGAGAGAGGGCGTTCTGGTTTCGGAGGATATCCGCCGCAGGTTGTCGAAGATTTGAAAACCTTCGGACTCCAGCCTCCGTCAAGTTTTGACGAGGTTAAAAAGGCCAGAAACAGGGAAATAAGAAAATATCATTCAGATAGGTTCATGCATGATCCTGAAAAGCTGGAAACATCCAAGCAGATCATGCAGATACTTAATTCCGCATATGAAAGACTCGACGACTGGTTCAATAATCGGCGTTCCTGA
- a CDS encoding NAD+ synthase, whose protein sequence is MKIAIAQINPTIGDFKGNALKIVEFSEKALIMGCNLVVFPEMALLGYPPRDLLERSDFVDANIEALEKLVSRIKGIGVVLGFVDRKEKDLFNAAVLFEDGKIIKKAYKQLLPNYDVFDEKRYFHSGGPYSAFLYKGVSMGLTICEDIWNDKDYFQTSMYSVNPVSQLAETGASLMINISASPYNTGKEDLRKEILKNIAGTYGMNIVYANQVGGNDSLLFDGMSMAFDVSGRMLSRASDFEEDIVCVDFAAGEGEIHSVSENESSSVFKALSCGVRDYVRKCGFSKAVIGLSGGIDSAIVAAVAADALGPENVLTVFMPSEYTDKDNFEDTEKLAANLGTERRIMPIKPLFEAFLTAHGNLDPENPGITEQNLQARIRGVILMAISNKENRILLTTGNKSEMATGYCTLYGDMNGGLAVISDVFKTKVYEICNDLNKNGEIIPQRIIDKAPSAELKHDQKDQDDLPEYDLLDKILKLAVEEFKGIDEIVEAGYDRKITEDVMRRIMNNEYKRQQAPPGLRVTTKAFGLGRRFPIAHRFR, encoded by the coding sequence ATGAAAATAGCCATAGCCCAGATAAATCCTACAATCGGTGACTTTAAAGGTAACGCATTAAAGATAGTCGAGTTTTCTGAAAAAGCTCTGATAATGGGGTGCAACCTCGTTGTTTTTCCGGAAATGGCTCTTCTCGGATATCCTCCGAGGGATCTTCTGGAGCGCTCTGATTTTGTGGATGCCAATATTGAGGCCCTTGAAAAGCTTGTGTCCAGAATCAAGGGCATCGGAGTTGTTCTTGGTTTTGTTGACAGAAAGGAAAAGGATCTTTTCAACGCAGCAGTTCTTTTTGAAGACGGCAAAATTATCAAAAAAGCTTACAAACAGCTTCTTCCTAATTATGATGTCTTTGATGAAAAAAGATATTTTCATTCAGGCGGGCCGTATTCGGCATTTTTGTATAAAGGCGTAAGCATGGGCCTGACAATTTGTGAAGATATATGGAATGACAAGGATTATTTCCAGACTTCGATGTACTCCGTGAATCCTGTAAGCCAGCTTGCGGAAACCGGTGCGAGCCTGATGATAAATATTTCGGCTTCCCCTTACAATACAGGCAAAGAAGACTTGAGAAAGGAAATCCTGAAGAATATTGCAGGAACATATGGGATGAACATAGTCTATGCAAACCAGGTAGGCGGCAACGACAGTCTTCTTTTTGACGGCATGAGCATGGCTTTTGACGTTTCCGGCAGAATGCTGTCAAGGGCGTCTGATTTTGAGGAGGATATTGTTTGCGTTGATTTTGCGGCAGGCGAGGGTGAAATTCATTCTGTATCCGAAAATGAGTCTTCATCCGTTTTCAAGGCACTTTCATGCGGAGTGCGGGATTATGTACGCAAATGCGGATTTTCAAAAGCTGTAATCGGGCTTTCCGGCGGGATCGATTCCGCCATCGTAGCTGCGGTTGCGGCAGATGCACTTGGCCCTGAAAATGTTCTGACCGTATTCATGCCTTCCGAATATACTGATAAAGACAATTTTGAAGACACTGAAAAGCTTGCCGCAAATCTTGGGACAGAGCGAAGGATAATGCCCATTAAGCCGCTTTTTGAGGCCTTTTTGACAGCCCACGGAAATCTTGATCCAGAGAATCCGGGGATCACGGAGCAGAATCTCCAGGCAAGAATCAGGGGCGTCATTCTTATGGCAATTTCAAATAAGGAAAACCGCATTCTTCTGACAACAGGTAACAAGTCTGAAATGGCGACCGGCTACTGCACTCTGTATGGAGACATGAATGGAGGGCTTGCAGTAATCTCAGACGTATTCAAGACCAAGGTTTATGAAATATGCAATGACCTGAATAAGAATGGGGAGATTATACCGCAAAGAATAATTGACAAGGCTCCTTCAGCTGAGCTCAAACATGACCAGAAGGATCAGGATGATCTGCCTGAATATGATCTTCTTGACAAAATCCTGAAGCTTGCGGTGGAAGAGTTTAAAGGAATTGATGAAATTGTTGAAGCTGGTTATGACAGGAAGATTACCGAAGATGTGATGCGCAGGATAATGAATAACGAATACAAGCGCCAGCAGGCTCCTCCCGGCTTAAGAGTGACAACCAAGGCGTTTGGACTCGGACGCAGATTCCCCATAGCTCATAGGTTCAGATAA
- a CDS encoding ISAzo13 family transposase — MTSELKIRERFQNLEWTLDERLRRLHAASEAKAIGHGGITLVSKATGVAIGSIKQGLKELCQRLENKSGGRQRIRREGAGRKATVKVNAALTAALESLVEPVTRGNPDSSLRWTCKSLRQLESELKKQGHIVSHTSIGDLLKNLGYSLQGNRKTLEGSSHPDRNAQFEYINTIAEEAISNGQPVISVDTKKKELVWQYKNGGKEWRPQGDPEKVNVYDFVDKELGRANPYGVYDLANNTGWVSVGTDHDTASFAVATIRRWWFAMGAPLYNDAKELVIMADGGGSNGSRVRLWKLELQKLSDELGILIRVSHFPPGTSKWNKIEHRLFSHISMNWRGQPLISHEVIVNLIAATTTQKGLKVRASIDSKLYPKGIKVTDEEFTAIRIQRDDFHGEWNYSIIPFIKQTAM; from the coding sequence ATGACTAGTGAATTAAAAATCAGAGAACGTTTTCAGAATCTTGAATGGACGCTGGATGAGCGATTAAGGCGCTTGCATGCTGCTTCCGAAGCGAAAGCAATTGGCCATGGAGGAATAACGCTTGTAAGTAAAGCGACAGGAGTAGCTATAGGCTCGATAAAGCAAGGTCTGAAAGAGTTATGTCAGCGACTGGAAAACAAGAGTGGCGGGCGCCAGCGAATAAGACGAGAGGGTGCTGGTAGAAAAGCTACCGTAAAAGTGAACGCAGCTCTAACCGCAGCTTTGGAAAGCCTTGTGGAACCTGTAACTCGCGGTAATCCTGATTCATCCTTGCGCTGGACCTGCAAAAGTCTGAGACAGTTAGAGTCTGAATTGAAGAAGCAAGGACATATTGTCAGCCACACATCGATAGGCGATCTGCTTAAAAATCTGGGATACAGCCTGCAGGGCAATCGTAAGACACTGGAGGGAAGCAGCCATCCTGATCGCAACGCACAATTTGAGTATATAAATACGATTGCGGAAGAGGCGATTAGTAATGGCCAGCCGGTGATTTCAGTTGATACCAAGAAGAAAGAGCTGGTTTGGCAATATAAAAACGGCGGAAAGGAATGGCGACCTCAGGGAGATCCAGAAAAAGTTAACGTGTATGATTTTGTGGATAAAGAGTTGGGAAGAGCGAATCCATACGGTGTTTATGATCTGGCAAACAACACCGGATGGGTAAGTGTCGGCACGGATCACGATACGGCAAGCTTTGCCGTGGCAACTATTCGAAGATGGTGGTTTGCAATGGGGGCTCCACTCTATAATGATGCTAAAGAGCTTGTAATCATGGCGGATGGAGGCGGCAGCAATGGCTCCCGCGTACGACTTTGGAAGCTTGAATTGCAAAAATTATCTGATGAACTTGGCATTCTCATAAGGGTTAGTCATTTTCCTCCAGGAACAAGCAAGTGGAACAAGATTGAACATCGATTGTTTTCGCACATAAGCATGAATTGGCGAGGACAGCCATTGATTAGCCATGAAGTAATCGTCAACTTGATTGCTGCGACCACTACTCAAAAAGGATTAAAAGTAAGGGCAAGTATCGATTCTAAACTTTATCCCAAGGGCATCAAAGTTACTGATGAGGAATTTACGGCAATACGCATTCAACGTGATGATTTTCATGGTGAATGGAACTATTCCATTATCCCCTTCATCAAACAAACGGCCATGTAA
- a CDS encoding FAD-dependent oxidoreductase translates to MATTRYDVLIIGGGISGTSLLYELARYTDLKAIGLVEKYDDLSQVNSAATNNSQTLHCGDIETNYSLEKAINVNKAARMLINYAKAQKNTAGLMTKYSKMVLGVGKKECDLIRKRFELFSPHFPNMRLWEKEDIARIEPAVVDGRKEEIVAIGVEGEYTAVDYYTMAHSFVQNAKKETGKTVDVRLNEAVISIREKNGEYVVKTRKGDLQARFVVVSAGGHSLLFAQSMGYGHEFSCLPVGGSYYFTPQYLNGKVYTVQNDKLPFAAIHGDPDVTTPGLTRIGPTALMLPMLERYNISTVVEFFKVLKLDKSVFKVLMDLYSVSDIRNYIFKNFLFEIPFVNRRLFLKDVRKIMPSVKLKDLQFAKGFGGLRPQLIDKKKKELLLGEAKINTGKGITFNMTPSPGGTVCLDNAYKDLKIIVDFLGCSFNEELFRKELVN, encoded by the coding sequence ATGGCAACAACCCGGTATGATGTTCTGATTATTGGCGGAGGTATCTCAGGAACCTCGCTTCTTTACGAGCTGGCAAGATATACGGACCTCAAGGCAATCGGTCTGGTTGAAAAGTACGACGATCTTTCCCAGGTCAATTCTGCGGCAACAAACAATTCACAGACCCTGCACTGCGGGGACATCGAGACTAATTACTCGCTCGAAAAGGCCATAAATGTGAATAAGGCCGCCCGCATGCTTATAAACTATGCCAAAGCCCAGAAAAATACAGCCGGGTTGATGACGAAATATTCAAAGATGGTTCTTGGAGTTGGGAAAAAGGAGTGCGATCTTATCAGGAAAAGGTTCGAGCTTTTCAGCCCCCACTTCCCGAATATGCGTTTGTGGGAAAAGGAAGATATCGCCAGGATCGAGCCTGCAGTCGTAGACGGCCGAAAAGAAGAGATTGTTGCAATAGGAGTTGAGGGTGAGTACACAGCCGTGGATTATTATACCATGGCCCATTCTTTTGTTCAGAATGCTAAGAAAGAGACCGGAAAGACAGTCGATGTCCGCCTGAATGAAGCAGTCATATCGATCCGTGAGAAGAATGGGGAATATGTCGTAAAGACCAGAAAAGGTGATCTTCAGGCACGATTCGTCGTTGTCTCTGCTGGCGGACATTCTCTGCTTTTTGCCCAGAGCATGGGATATGGCCATGAATTCAGCTGCCTTCCTGTCGGCGGCTCTTATTACTTCACGCCTCAGTATCTTAACGGAAAGGTATATACAGTACAGAACGACAAACTTCCTTTTGCCGCAATTCATGGCGATCCTGATGTCACGACTCCAGGCCTTACCCGCATCGGGCCTACGGCCCTTATGCTTCCAATGCTTGAGCGCTACAATATCAGCACAGTTGTCGAGTTTTTCAAGGTTCTGAAACTGGACAAGTCTGTGTTCAAGGTGCTTATGGATCTTTACAGCGTGAGCGACATCAGAAATTATATTTTCAAGAATTTCCTGTTTGAGATTCCATTCGTTAACAGACGGCTTTTCCTTAAGGATGTAAGAAAAATAATGCCTTCGGTGAAGCTCAAGGATCTTCAGTTTGCAAAGGGTTTCGGTGGTCTGAGGCCACAGCTTATTGACAAGAAGAAAAAGGAACTTCTTTTGGGCGAAGCAAAGATAAACACTGGGAAGGGTATCACCTTTAACATGACTCCTTCACCAGGAGGTACTGTTTGCCTCGACAATGCTTACAAGGATCTGAAGATTATTGTGGATTTTCTTGGTTGCAGCTTTAATGAAGAGCTTTTCAGGAAAGAGCTTGTGAACTGA